Part of the Hevea brasiliensis isolate MT/VB/25A 57/8 chromosome 16, ASM3005281v1, whole genome shotgun sequence genome is shown below.
CAATGCCGGAACGAAGAGAAACAGCAAAACAACTTTGAAGCCGACAAAGGGAGGAGGTGGAGGACCTCTTTAACGTCTCAAATGCACTTTCGAGTCGGCCATTAACTATTGGCATTTTGACCTCACAAGATATCACCGCTGGATCTACACCCTTACGCCTTTAACAAGGGATGAAGCGACTGCTCTATCAACTCTCCAGCAATGTGCAAAGAGACACAACCACAAGCATAAGAAAGAGAAAAACAACAAGCATAACTTAAATCAATGGTAGCCACAAGTACCCCTCAACGTTTAAGCCCAGTTACTAAAAAATTTCGAAACTACTATTTACAATTCACCATTGTGGAGAAGGAACCCACTCATTGGGTAGGAAGAGGCAAAGATGCCTTTCCCTATTTGGAAAAGCAGAAGAAAACCATCtaaaaaaacaaatttaaaaatctgAAACCCTaagaaaaaactcaaaaaaatgggAGAAAGGTCGCCTTTCATCAACTAGTTTTTATAATATATCAAATTCAtcttttgaatatatatatatatgtctttTGGCATTCAATTGTAAActgtacttttatttgctaagatATGTGTCTTATATATTAATCTTAGTAGTTAATGATGTAAATAAATATgataatgtttaattatattcaTTAACTTCTAAATGGATTGTCATATTCACctactctctctttttttttttttttttttctttttctaatcgAAGATAAGATTGCATTGCAGAATCATTGGGGCAAGTTCAGAAAAAGTGAAATTCAAATTGAAGAGTTCTTCCTTACGTATTGGGTTGACCGAGCCGGAATAGCCATGTCTTTGATTCAGTATATGCAGCAGCCTTTGTCAATAATTGAACGTAACTACTCGGACATGGCCATGTGAGCTAGAGGCTTGTGGGGGAGATAAGGACAGTCGTGTAAGaaaattatgtatttttaatgTTTCATTAATTAGCTTGATTTGTAATTTAAACAACTTAATTAATAGCTACAGTACAATTCTACAATGGATTCAGTCATTTTCTATCCTTTAAAGTAGTActagtttttattaatttttcatgattGGGTCAAAGAAGtggaaataatataacaaattAAATTGATGTTTTAAACCGCTAATGTCATTTCTTAAGTAAATTTAACATTTTATAAATGTAGTCAAATCACTTGATTAATTTAATTTGGCAGCTCAGtcccattttaaattttattctcGTAATCAGTactcaataaataatttttaaatcaatGCAATATACGACAATGTTAATGACGGCTTCATTGTTAATGATAGGTGGAAGTGGTGGCTAACAACTGTAGCAGCCATTGGTCATGGCGGCGGAGGCAATGGTAGTTATGGAAGATGCACGGCAGCCGGAGGCGGGAGTATTATATATCATGCAGCTTGCTTAATATGCCTAAAAAATCTTGATTTAGCATATAAAACATTGGACATAATAGGGCAAATAAATTAAGGTGATCTTATTTACATATATCatatcaaacatttttaaaattttgaactttCCAATGCACATTGAATTatcaaattattataaaatacatCATTAGTTAATTAACATATACTTGaagaatatttaatttatttacagATGTAGACGATCACATGAATCAATAGATTTGGATAAGGATGAACGTGTCTATTACATGTCACATCTTGTTTATGTAGTGCTTATATAAGCATTGAAATCTATcttaaaaaaagagaaagaaaacccTAGATTTTACCAAGGCCTAGATCAAAGGCCGAGCCCTTCGATTGAAGACTACATGGAAGGCCCATTTTTAACATCTGGGCCATTCTTTACTTTAACATGATCTGGTGGTGCTAACTTGTTGCTGGCTGTCTATTTATTTGGAGGCTATGCCCACTGAAATGTTTGTGTGATAATCatgaagaaaagaaatagaatatcaaAAAGCATAAATGAATCAGATAATTCTTGGAGAGCAGCATTCTTTGTGACCTCTTCCCCATggaatctaattaatatttgaaCAAAATTACTTTCTCATTTTCAACGATTAACAAATAGAACAGATGATTGGAATAATAATTTCTTTCTTCAATACataatatttttgtattttaacTAATTTTATCATATTCTAACATcggaaaaatattttttctatttCACTAAATCCTATTCAGAAAATGACTTTTTGACCATTCATTCAGCAATTTACTATTAAATCAGAAAGATAAATTAATCTTTTAATGAATAATATCTGAAATTCCTATCATTcagataaaatttaaaaaaaaaattaaaagaaacaatttaaagttaaaaaattaatttaaaaaatgaataaTACCAGAAAAAGATATTATGTTTCATTTTCAAGAGTACAAGCTAAATCGtccaaattataaaatatattgaaGAACATGGAGACTTGTTTCCCCCTTTTTTTAGAAAAGAAATCACTTTTGTTTACGTTCGATGCTCACAAGTCCCAACCATTCCAACTTCCATGTCATTGGAGAAATCACATTCCCTCAATTTCTTGTGGATAATTGGGTGTCCTTACTATAAGCCTTCAATTAAGATGGGCTAAACTCTAAAAGAATTGGTCCAGGATGCTGGATCGACTGGGTTGTAGGGATTTCTAAAGACAATGTCGTCAACCTCATGtgcattaatttaaaaataattaatttataatacatATAATTTATTATGAGACCGAttgtatattatatatatatatacacacattaaTTTCATGTGCCAATTTCATTAATAATTCAAATTCCTCGAATTAAAAATGCATTTTGAAGAATTTTTTATTATGatgttttatttatatatttcaaaaGGCACATTATGAAATAATTCACCGCCAATTTTAATTTCGTTGGTAATAATGTGGTCCCTTCCAGCATGATGGGATGGGTTCACGAACACTTGTAATATCCAAATTGTTCTTATCCATGTCCACTTGTCTAATTGTGTTCCCCCTTATTACGTGGATTTCACTGGAACGTCCACCGCACATCCATCCCATCCACCTTCTACATAATCATTTTTTAAAAGACCTTTAAATTGTACGGGTTTTTGTTTAGaataaattatttagaaaaataaaatttaattaaatttttataaaattatatttaattttatatattttaaaataaaaatttttgagaattaaaaaataattaaattatttcattttaaatataaaaattaataaaattaaatttaattaaaaaatgtgaTGTTTTTAGAGTGATGTTTTTAGAGTTCAATCTCTCTAGTCTTCGTCTAAGAGAATATCCCTTGAAACCTACGATTAGGAAATTTCAAAATTCGGACAAACAAATTAAAGACAAATTATGTATTTGTAGCAAGGCACGATACTTGTAATCAATACTTGTTTGTTTCTCAATTTAAATGTGATGTTGCTTAGTAGCCTTATTATCAACaaaatttgtatattttataaTCTAATTCTTGAATTTGGATTTCATTATAATGAATCAAAAGAAGAATAATTAACCAATTAAATTATTTGCGTAATCAACCTTATTTTCCATGTAATAAGGGTTAATTTAATTGGAATAACTTAGTTTAGGaaatttaagctttcaaaaaACATGAAAAAAATGATTTATTTGATTGTCATGATTGTTTAATTTATAAGGAAATTGATGGGTTGCATTTCATTTGTGTAGGGGAAGTTAATTCCTTAACATAACTCAAAAAATTTCAACTTTCTTAATAttaagttcttttatttttaactttACCCCTCTAAATTTTTTTGCAATTGCGATGTGtttcatatataaaaatttaattaaactcatatttttttattatattttatgataaactttttttttattatattttgtttATTAGTATGTCATAAATACTCTATTAAATTAAATGtgttaaatattataaattttttattaataaatttttacttTCTAAGAATTTAGTATATAAGCGAAGTGATGATTCCTTTTAAGACCACAAGCGACTTGAAGAGCATATGATCTGAGATTGAGTTGGTTCATTTGGCACATCTCTGTCACGTGATGTCTCAAAATCACGTGCTGTAATCCTGTCCAAGCAATGCCATTTATTCGTTTAAACCACTTCAGATCTTTCCAAGTACTTTACACGCTGCTGGTGCCATTTCCATACATGTAAATGTAATGTAATAACAGGGAAGtaatatctaaaaattttaatatttgttttatttttaactttgtttttattaattacagcaacaagataattgTGATATTGCTACTTGTCATAGACGATACTGAAAATTAGCAGATCATGGGAATATGCGCCAAATCCATTGAAAAGAGTAAAATACACGtactttctcttttctttttattttgattttatcaaagtaataTTTAAACAAAATTATCATAAAAGCTCCCCAAATTACGTAGGTTTTAATAATTTAGATTCCCTAATTTcgataataaaaaaataaggtGGTTTCCCTCGTGTTCTTCATTTAGCAAAGAATGAAATGGAGATCTTTTTAAAGCTGATTTGTTCATTTTGTgctttgttgttgtcattttcaaGTTACACCCAACACCCATTTCACGCCACAAGTTTTCCAAGATTCCCACTAATTTAATCTTGGCTTTTAGCATAATACATGGAGTTTAACCATGTCTTATATTACTCATCACCAAGTGAAGTTGTTATAATTTTTAGTCTTTAGATACTTGTTTGCTTCTCCTCTGCATTGCCAAGATTTACACTTTGTCATGCCAGCTCTAGAATTTGACTCCAAACGACGATGAATTCCATGACATTTTCTTGTTGGAATCATTGATTTTTTTATTCCTGGATATACAACTTTAAGCTTGCCTCAACTGTGTGTATATAAACTAAGAATTTGATGGTGCTTGACTTGTGGGTTTGTGAATACTGTTAATTAAGGTAGTTGGGATTTGAGTACTGCAGTCATTAATGGAGTTGAAATTGCTTGATTCTAAATCGGTGTCCTTATCCGAGATAGCTCTCGTGGGAAGGACATACTCGAGTCCATTTTCGAGTTTAGGGCATGTGGCAGGTGTTAGATTCTCTCCAGAGCTCGGTTCTTGCAGAGGTAATTCATTATTTCTATCTGTTAATTGCTAAATGGGTTGGATAAAATCTTGGTATTAGCTCTTGATTCGTAATTTGTTTTGTTAGATTTTGTGTTCTTTGTCTATTTCCCTTCATTATCTTGGCAATCGAGCAGAACATTCATCCATTTCTACTGGAAAaaggttgttttttttttttctttatagggAAGTTCAGGCCTAGTTTCATGTTTCTAGAATTGGTTTGCGTTTGAATTTGCAGTTCGTCTTTTGCTGTGTTTTGTCTGCTTCTTTATTGATTAGTTCTGAATTTGCAGCATACATTTGTAATTTAATATTCGCTTGGTTTCTTGCGGGCATGGTTTATAGGACAAGTAGAGAACTAGCATTTCATCTTCgcagatttttcttttattttggttCTTTTTCGCAGTTCGAGCAAGCAATTGAAAGTTTTGGTTTAATGGTTTTTTTTCCGTTTCTTTTCATTCTTATGTTTAGGGATATTTCTGAAGGTGTCTAGTTCAAGTACTTCAAATGGTACTTATCTTTCAAAGAAGTCTATTAATTCAGCTGACCAAGAAAATACTGTTCCTGAGAATTTTTTGTATCGGATTAATGGAGCAAATGGTTCTAATTCAAGTCTGTTTTCTGGGTGTATGAAAGAGCTTGATGCGTTTGACGATGAGTATGGTGGTGTAGTTGTTGATTCAAATTGTCTACCAAAGAATTCAGATGACTTTGCTGCTTCTCTTCATTTTTCGCTTGCTCATTGGAAAATAAGGGTGAGATTTGTTCCTATTCTAGGACCATTCACTAGAGGAGATGTAAAGTTTAAagctttttttcttcattttttgctTTCTCATTAGAAAATTTCTTTAATTTGTTAACTTCATGGATCTAGGTTGGGTTCATAAATATGAATAAGAACCTTACTTAAATTTCCATGAAGCTAACAAATTCATTTGAAGGGTCTAGTCTGGGATCAGATTACAAATTTGCTTGTCTATTTGGTAGAAGCTTTCACTTTTCATCTTCTTCAGACTGAAAAATACTTCATTTTTCTTGTTTGCATATTCACAAACATGCCAAAATCTTGAAATGGTTAACACGTTTGTTGACTTGATTTTAAGTACTTCCCTTTTCTTCTAGAGTCAAACGGCATCACGAGATAGAATGCAATCTTCAAAGAACCTGTTATTTCATTAATGTTCAGTGTTGACTGCAGGGAAAGAAGGGAATTTGGCTTAAGTTGCCAGTGGAGCGATCAGAGCTTGTTCCCATTGCTGTAAAGGTAATTTTTGGACATGAATCTTTAGCATAACGAATTATTTTTTTTCAACCGAAGGTTTCACCCATTATGTTTTAGCCTTCTTGGGCCTGATTATATACAGTTCCTCATATTACCTTGGAGCTTGGATGATTCCTGATAACTCATTCACTCTTTTTAATCTATATGTCCCTGAGGTGAGTAATTTAATTTGCAGGAAGGTTTCCAGTATCACCATGCAGAGCCAGCATATTTGATGTTGACTTACTGGCTTCCTGAAGAACCTTGTATGCTTCCTGCTAATGCTACACATCAAGTAGGGGTGGGGGGATTTGTCATCAATGACAACAATGAGGTGCGTTTTTTAAGGATGCCCACATAAGCTAACATACACAAATAAGGAGCATATTCTTTAAGCCTGATATATTATTTCTTTCTTTGTCATTATTAAAATTGGTGTACTTTTGATTGTGGTTTTTCTTTTGCCTATACATGTTCTGCAGTTCATCCATAGCAATTGGTGTCCTTTCTTGAGATTCTCCTTAACCTAATGTTAGGAGTACAATCACCAAACGTTTGACCACTAGAATCAATGCCTGATTTCTCGAGTACTGATTGAGCAAAATTTCACACATTGTTTCCACCAAAATTCTTGTTCTGAAAGGAAGGTTTACTTAATGATATTGAAAtgtcaaaattcttgaaagagtgAATTTAATGTAATGACggatgtaattttatttactacagcttcattttttttatttgcagtTCAACTTTATCCATCCTTCGGACAACTTGCACATTAAATCATCTATTTTAaagattttcaatttttttaaatgttTATGCAAAGCTTTCTGTTTTATCACTTGCAGGTTCTTGTAGTACAAGAGAAATTCTGTGCTCCATCCTTTTTGGGTCTTTGGAAAATTCCAACTGGTTTCATTCATGAGGTAACAAAAGTACTGAACATGTATACAATTTAAATTAGAAGGAAAGAAAagcattaataatttattttgtttaaCTTTCAATTGTTTTATTTTTTGAACCAGTCAGAGGAGATTTACACAGGAGCTGTGAGAGAAGTCAAGGAGGAAACTGGTGTAAGAATCTCAGGCTTCATATATTTTCTCCATAATTCACAACTAAAATATTAGACGGTAGTCAAATTTTTGTCAGGGATGTTAATTAGCTGCCTTCTTGTTTTAAATTGCAGATTGATACTGAGTTCATTGAAGTTGTGGCATTCAGGTAATAACAATGATTTACAAAAGGATTAAATTGTAGATACCACAATGGTTACCAGAGGTAAGAGTACAAGATATATCATAATTGCGCTGATTACAACTGAAACTGGTCAAAGCCAAAGTAAGTTTGCAAATGCAAAGTAAGCAATAAAATATCACAATCCAAACCATCAATTGTGGGACTTGAACTTGGAAACTCTTGGTCCCAAGGCCTAGGCCTCGTTGGCTAATGAAAGAGATTTTGAACCATAATACTGTGAGACTAAGTTTAGCATATCATGCATTTATTGGCTAGCAATGACATAACTAGCTTTCAAGCATGTCCTCTAGAAACCAAAGTGTGgatagtatttttatttttactcaaCATCATCTCTAATCTTCACTGTTACTATGATTTCAGGCATGCTCACAATTTGGCTTTTGACAAGTCAGATTTGTTCTTTGTTTGCATGTTGAAACCCTTATCAACTCAGTTCATTGTTGACGATCTTGAAATTCAAGCAGCCAAGGTAAATCATTTACACCAGTAACTGTCAAGCTAAGCTCTTATCAGAACTGTCAAGCGAAGCTTTACACTGTTCATCCATGCGTAATGATAGATATTTGATGGAAGGGTCAGTGAGGTTTAATGGACATTAAATCTGAGCTAGAAGCTTCTTAGAGGATGCATCGAATTTGCTTTTATCTGCATTATCTGTGGACATCATGACTAGTTTCAACTTTTTGAACCTTTTTGTTTCCCTATTGCAGTGGATGCCCTTACTTGAGTTTGTGGAGCAGCCATTGATTCAAGGAGACAGCATGttcaagaaaataatagatatttgtATTGCACGGTTGGGCAAACGTTATTGTGGGTTATCTGCTCATCATTTGGTCTCCAAATTTGATGGCAGGCTATCCTGCCTATACTATAATGTTATCGACTCTGCAAATGACAACTGCAGAGGCACCTGAGGCAGTCCAATATAGTACTTCCCATTGCTTACCAAGTTACCATCCCTTGCCTGTTGTCTTGTGGAAATGCATCTCTTATTTCCCCTTGGTGTGTTCATGGATAGCAACAAAAGTGCAAACGCATGGAATTAAAAATTAAAGGGTAAATATTGCAAACTTTCGGAACTACAGCTTATATGTAACATATATTTATGTTTCTTGCTTTCTTTATCTCTGGCTGGAGAGAAGTAACATGTAATTTAAAATCTCTGAATGcaaaatattcttaattttagTTTTATTGTACACGTGTAACATTCACAATTTCTTCTATCTCTAATAGATATACAATGTATATTCCTTCTGCAAGCAATGACTTTCGGCACTCGACAATGCCTAGCTGCTAACCAAATGGTGAAATTCTTGGAAGAACTTGGTTCAAGAATTTCTTCTTAACAAGGACCAAGTAGGACTAGGAATTGGACAATTGCTTGTTAGTTGGCTGGTCAAAACGTAATACTTAATTGGGCCGGCAGAATCAACCTCCTTTCTCCCACCAACATGTCCTGGTGAGAGGCAGTAGATAGACAATGCCATGTGTGACATGGTCATGCCAATAAAGCGTGGTCCCAGTTTCTGGCAATAGAATTTCTGAATTTGTAGTCATGTCATGCTAGACCTCTTCTTTCCCAATTATGAAGTGGTCACTTGGCCAGTAACTAGAAGCATTCTTTTTAATAATTAAGAGCTGCAGGTTCTGTTTTAAATCATGTTTTTGCAACATCTACTATTTTTATCTCTTTAAGATTTTACGGCGTTCATGGATTTCAGGTCCCAGAATCGCCTGTCACTTTCCGTCCTCATGAAAATTTGGTAGGATAAGTCTCATTTTCCTTGTGAAAAATTCCTATAATTCACAGATTCCCTTGCATTCTAAACTTCCGTCAATCCTTAAAAAAGAGAGGAGCTTTTTCATCGAAGTTTCACTTCAGCTGCCTAAAATCAGTAGTCAAAATAGGGGAAAAATAATCAGTGAAATTTGATCTCTGTAACTTTTCTTTAATGACATCGCCTTTACCATTAAAATAAACAAATCATTTTTATCTAGTATGGTTAAAATTGACAAGGATGAAAgtctattttttattaattagaatttCGGTAGAAGCACTTTAGATTATTTATCTTAATACTTTATTTGAACAGGTGAGAAAGGaagaaatgaaaataataagCTAAAATAAGTTTGTAAAGATACTTTCTCTTGCTTGAATAGAAGAGATAAAGTAAAGGAAAATAACAAGATAAGTatcatttttctctaattttagagaaaaaaaaaataagaaataaagAGGAAAATTcaacttttattttcctttctattTATCCAAACAGAGTCTGTAGACATATCAAATCAACATAGAAGAATGGGTTCTTAAAATTATCTGAAAAGAGACTT
Proteins encoded:
- the LOC110634455 gene encoding nudix hydrolase 8 isoform X1 — its product is MELKLLDSKSVSLSEIALVGRTYSSPFSSLGHVAGVRFSPELGSCRGIFLKVSSSSTSNGTYLSKKSINSADQENTVPENFLYRINGANGSNSSLFSGCMKELDAFDDEYGGVVVDSNCLPKNSDDFAASLHFSLAHWKIRGKKGIWLKLPVERSELVPIAVKEGFQYHHAEPAYLMLTYWLPEEPCMLPANATHQVGVGGFVINDNNEVLVVQEKFCAPSFLGLWKIPTGFIHESEEIYTGAVREVKEETGIDTEFIEVVAFRHAHNLAFDKSDLFFVCMLKPLSTQFIVDDLEIQAAKWMPLLEFVEQPLIQGDSMFKKIIDICIARLGKRYCGLSAHHLVSKFDGRLSCLYYNVIDSANDNCRGT
- the LOC110634455 gene encoding nudix hydrolase 8 isoform X2; its protein translation is MELKLLDSKSVSLSEIALVGRTYSSPFSSLGHVAGVRFSPELGSCRGIFLKVSSSSTSNELDAFDDEYGGVVVDSNCLPKNSDDFAASLHFSLAHWKIRGKKGIWLKLPVERSELVPIAVKEGFQYHHAEPAYLMLTYWLPEEPCMLPANATHQVGVGGFVINDNNEVLVVQEKFCAPSFLGLWKIPTGFIHESEEIYTGAVREVKEETGIDTEFIEVVAFRHAHNLAFDKSDLFFVCMLKPLSTQFIVDDLEIQAAKWMPLLEFVEQPLIQGDSMFKKIIDICIARLGKRYCGLSAHHLVSKFDGRLSCLYYNVIDSANDNCRGT